Sequence from the Microplitis demolitor isolate Queensland-Clemson2020A chromosome 2, iyMicDemo2.1a, whole genome shotgun sequence genome:
TTTCCTTTACAAATTCCTACCTAAATAAATTCGAcaaaccgaaaaaaaatttctcgctACCTGCGCTGCCGTATTTGCAGCCGAAGAACCACAAGCGAGATAAAGAACAAAGAactcagtaaataaaattttttttattaattgtagaTACCATAAATATCttcattatcaataaatatcattatttatttaactatatatttaattatttatttgttaatgttattgttgataaaatttaaataataaagataaataacaaatatgaaaaaatatttattgttgtttttctcaataaaattattaagaaatagtcgataaaaaaaaaaaaagcaaacaCAAGTGTGGCAATGCGCTCATATTATGCAGAAGCAGTTAAGTGATAATATATCaacaagatatatatataaatatataatttattaaaactagaaAGTTTAGTCGTTCTTCGAACCTGATCCCATAAGCGGACATTTTTCGCATATGGAACcgaattttcatatattttaaattttaaaaaaatcaataaccTAAAAGAAACATAATATAAGTCATCAgttgattaattaaagtattaattaattaattaattaataatgagagtattaaaattaataaatcgcgTAAATTGCAACCGGGAGTTTCACTCGACAACCAGCTGGTgagaattaaacaaaaaaatttttttatttacaaaaaactgCAATGCGCATGCGCACTAAAAGGGCGGGAATTTTGTAggagtttgaaattttgaaatttgatttttttgcaGGCGGGACGCGGCTGTGATCAGCGGGAAGGCGATAGCTAAGGAGATAAAAGACGAATTGAAGAAATCTGTTGACAGTTGGGTGTCGAGTGGGAAAAGAAGACCGAGATTGGTGGCTATTCTTGTGGGCAGTGACCCGGCGAGTGAAGTTTATGTCAACCGGAAGGTCAAGGCTGCGAGCTCGGTTGGAATTGACGCAGAAACTATCAGAATGAAGGGAGATGTCGGCCAGGGGAATTTGATAAGGAAGATAAGGGACTTGAATGCTGATCCGAGGGTCGATGGTGTGTTGGTACAGCTGCCGTTGCCTGGAGGGTTTGATGAAAAGGAGGCATGTCATACGGTTCTGCCCAACAAAGATGTTGACGGTTTCCACTCGGAAAATTTGGGAAAACTCAGTACTGATAGCGAGGGTTTCGTTCCGGCGACTGCTTTGGCTGTGAGGGAACTGATCCTCAGGTCGGGGATCAAAACCATTGGGAAGAATGCGGTGGTCATTGGGAGGTCCAAGCATGTTGGTTTGCCAACGGCTTTGTTGTTACACGCTAATGGCAAAggtgatttaattaattaatttatggagtcactttaattaatctatttaaaCGTTTTCAATAAGTTGGAGTTTTGAATCAAATTTCTGGGTCAAATATCAAAGATACGACAAAAATACATCagtacaattttgtaggaaatttaattttctacaaaaaaggtccttatcaATAATCATCTAAACTCAATAGTTTATGAGCTATaacttattcaaattaataattgaattttagagtctaaacaattatcaaaattttttttttaaactttgaaccaaatttttggcttaactatcaaagatacgataaaaacacattaatacaattttgtaggaaattaaattttctacaaaaaaggtccttatcaatatttttctaaaccCAGTAGTTCAGGTTTAAATtgtctccaaaaaaaaaaatggagtaacttaacatttaaattgGATAGTTGagccaaaatttgaattcgaaGCTGTCAAAAAAACtgatgttaattaaaaaattgacgatTTATTGGGCAGGTGATACCAGAGCATTAGACATGACAACCACAATCTGTCACATCCACACACCGAGAgaagaattgataaaattatcaaaactcGCCGACGTCTTGGTGTCAGCAACTGGAGTCCCCGGGTTGGTTACTAAAGAGATGATAAAACCCGGCGCGTGTGTAATCGACGTCGGAATAACCCGCGTCGACACTCCTGACGGAAAGACCAAAATCGTCGGAGACGTCGATTAcgaagaagttaaaaaaatagctgGGTTCATCACTCCCGTTCCTGGAGGCGTTGGCCCCATGACTGTCGCCATGCTCATGAAAAATACTTTCTGGGCAgctgagaaaaattttctcgctaataaataatttttgtattaaaaatttcgtaataaaaatcttataaaattaaaatttttttttcttttatcttaTAAGTGGACTTATATTTATCAGACATCAGACACGTGGTCTACGTACtggagtaaataaatatataacatacttatatttaataaaaaaataaaaattaattttttgtaaaattaattttttttttttatcaaagaattgattttttattttatttttatttttttaaataaaaaaaactaacataTGTTTAGTTTGTAGATAAGaggttataaatatatatgtatacaacatatatatatatatcaaaatatatataaaaatataaaaaatgatttttaaaaatttaagcgggtcaataaaaaatttgaatttagtgataaaaaaaactaatcatctgtttttaaattttagaaataattcaAGAATGTCACGGCCAAAAGTGTTGATAACTCGTGGAGATATTCCAGCTTCCGGTTACAATTTATTGCaacaaaagtaatatttatttatttcttatattaaaaatattaatttttaaatagtttaaatttagcccgcgaaaaaaaataaatttaaaaaattcaaatttttcaaatttactcgGGCCCATTTTTCcccaataattcaaattaattattaaatttatcaataattaattaattttaataattaattagaattgttggggtaaaatgggccacaataaattcaaataaaatttttctatcaaaaaaaaaaaaaaaaaaaaacaataaaattaaaattttaataatttcagcTGCGATTTGgtagaatggaaaaaaaccACACCAATACCACGTGGGGATTTGCAATCAATGATAGCAGGAGTCGACGGGGTATTTTGTTTGCTGACAGATAAAATAGACAAAGAAATAATAGAATCAGCAGGTCCACAACTGAAAGTAGTCGCGACGATGTCCGTAGGACTGGATCACttggacttaaaaattttaaaagaaagaaacatcaAAGTCGGTTACACTCCAGATGTTTTGACAGACGCGACCTCGGAGCTGACTGTCGCCCTGTTGCTGGCGACTTCTAGAAGAATAATCGAAGCCGAGCGCGCACTCCGAAGGTAACCGAACCAatcatttgataaataaatttatttattggcaataaatttgaatttttagggGAGAATGGACCTCGTGGTCACCGACGTGGATGTGCGGACCAGGGCTCGCAGGTTCGACGGTCGGAATCGTCGGTCTTGGTCGCATTGGTGCCCGAGTTGCTGAGTACCTTCACCCATTCCGCGTTTCGCGGATTTTATACTCCAGtagaagtgaaaaaaaatcagcggAGGCGTTCAATGGCCAGCGAGTTCCGTTTGACGAATTGCTCAGGGAAAGTGACTTCGTTATTGTCACGATCGCCCAAACTCCTGAAACCCGAGGGCTCTTCAATGCTGAAGCCTtcagcaaaatgaaaaaatcgagtatttttataaacgtcAGCAGGGGAGAGATCGTCGATCAAGACGCTTTGGTTCgcgtgttaaaaaataagggGATCAGGGCCGCTGGTCTAGATGTCATGACTCCGGAACCCATTCCATTGGACCATGAGCTTTTGAAACTTGACAATtgtggtaaattattttttaaaatttattatttgaatttggcGCCTGCGACTAAAGTTTTCTGATAGTCAGAGGtgtcttttattaatttttttttttttagttctacTGCCACATATTGGAAGCGCATCAACAGAAGTGCGtgaaaaaatgtcaataataaCAGCCAATAATATACTGGCTGTTTTAAAAGGAAATCCTGAATTAATGCCGTCTCcgttaaattgaaattttaaataaaaataaaattatatttttttttatatttaatttgtcaattatataaatattgatatattacttttttcagttttgagttttgaaaaaaaagttttggaattttattatatataatagtattatataaatttattttaagactGTCCATTTAACCCGGCTTAACCATGCGGGTACCTGGgactgtaatttatttaatttatattgcaattaattaatatataaatatacaaacaaGTGTCTAATTACGTTTAAGTTATGATCTTGGTTAGCAGacatctaaaatttttttgacttttttttttaacaattaaatttgaagaaaaaaaaaaactaaaaatatgcacatgtagaaaattaaaaaatctatgagtgcaatttttcaaaatattttttttttatatattatcgttttgaaaaacaaatccaaaagttattggctaatttcaatattattccaagtttaattttaaaattcccgcCAATTTGAATAATGACATTGGCGCCacttgttcaaaaaaaaaataaaggatgagtgaaaaatctttaaaaaaaatagtaatataagtaaataaaagtttaattaatattaattaaagtgtAATTAGTATCaataagatataattaatataataaatataaagtttataattatcagcagtaaaatttatgttataactatttttggtaaaatttaagttttgagGTTACAATGATGTGTTTACAgtcacttatttatatatttattatatgtgcaggtaaatttatatattaatttaaaaaaaatatataattagaataatttaataattaaattatttttttttagtaatttcaCCAGTACCCGGAGAACTAGAAGTATCCGACCCAAGTACTGGAGATTCAAATAAAACAGAATCAGAATTAGTTTCTAATTACAATGAATCTGATGTTGctgttgataataatttattgataaatatcaaTGAGTCATCAGAAATAATAGATGACATTAATGGAACCGTCTATGGTGAATTAATTAAGGAAGAGAGTGAAAATGAAACGAAAATAAGTAATGCGACAATTATCGAACCAAATCGATCTGATccagtttataaaaattacaataattgtattactgataaaatatatggaaCCGTtgaggtaaatatatatttatatatataaaaggatAGGAAAAATGAGATGAGtttaaatgtagcagacagacaaattttaaattataaataaatagagtaaataataaaaaaaaaatatttataaaaaatgcacttattaatttttcaattttttaaatgcccatttttaaaaaatttttttttccaattattttctctatttatttataattttaaatttatctgtctGCTACATGTGTTCCTGGTTTGCAGgcaactaataatttttggatttctttttcaataaatcacttacaaaaaaaaaaaaaaaactaaaaatatgcacatgtagaaaatttaaaaaactacaggtgcaattttttcaaatattttttttttataatttattgtttaaaaaaaattacaagaagtCGGCTAACCAGTAGCatttgctacattcacactcataccattctttaaaaaaaaaaatttatttgtaaacgTCTATttgcagtttaaaaaaattatggggtAAATTGGTCACCCTAAGTTTTTGGTCGAAATTCAAAATCGCATTATTTGAAATGACCAACTTACCCCCTTTTTATAGAGGCTACAGATaagaatctacaaaaaaattttttacaaatggtgggtcattttgccccactcctatatttttactttgaacAAAAACTtcaaagttcaaaattaatttttaaaaaaattcaaaaatagaagcagacttaatttatttaaattcccgCCATTAGTaacacaaattaattaattccaaTCTAGTGATCACTAAATACATCGAATAATTAAAGATTCCagttagtaattaaaaatataattacagatTGTCAATGCGACCCGATTAatggaattattaataatcgatCCGTCGCCACTAAATCGCACCGACAACTCAACAGCCAAAAAAGACAAATCAAATCCACGGACATGTTTGCTCGTACTTTTTTATTCGCGCTGGTGTGTATTTAGTAGTCAAGCAGCTCCACATTTCAATGCACTGCCAAGATTTTATCCTCATATTAAAGCTGTTGCTATCGACGCATCAAAATACCAGaagtaaatttcattaattaattaattaatcaatattgaattgataaattaatcgaattaattattgcaGCTTCAACATGCAATTCGGAATCGTCGGAGTACCGACACTGATGTTTGTCTACAATGGGAAGCCACTGGTTAAATTCAACGAGACATCTTACACTTTGGAGTCATTCGCGCGATTTGTAACCGAGTACACGGGACTTAAACCCAACGGGTCGCTTTACGTGACGTCCGCGGACTTTGGAGGACCGATACCGAGCACGCCGTCTAACGAAACGGACTATTGTCTAGTGCTATCATGGGTTTTTATTGCCATGTGTGGAATTTACTTCACACTTCAGTCTCGCTGGTGGAAGCAATTTGTCGAGCTGGTTCAAAACACATGGCGGGAAAGTAACGCTCAGCATGAGCATACTGACTAattgtgatattttattttattgtctgtaaattaaataattaacgattaagtgtaaaatttgttgataaaattaaataattttaaattagtttttatactTGACATCTTGATCCAGATCTACATCTAGGAAGTTAAATTTCAGATAAGAAAGTTCCTTACCAATAATTACCTAAACCCagtagtttaaatatttaatttttgagatcGCTTATTAATTAAGACATTAAGAGTATTTTTTAGgaatttatagtttaattaGCCTTGACGTAACGTTCAGCGGTATGTGTTtccactgaattttttttttattaattttttttactgtcgcATCCTTGTGCGTAAAACCATCCTCGAAAGATTGGAAGATGATTTTAGAATGTTCAAGCAACGGACCGTTTTTTGCTGGTAGATCCCACGTAACGAGTTCGTTTACTTTGGAAAACATTCCGACAAAGTTTTCAAACCTATAGCTAACTTCAACCGCCATCGCGTATAATTTCAAActgactaataaaaattttaaagccgctgaagtttataaattgtctgatgtgtaaacaacaaaatggcgggtaaaatttgaaaatttgttttcgtggaaattaaatttagtccCAGTTTGAGTAGATCTAGTTTTTTAATGGACAGCAGTATCGAGGTAAtcgattgtttatttagtCATAAGTTGGAAGAATTTATCAAggatttgttaattatttatttttgttggaaaaaaattttcatttttggattttttttttaacatttaaatttgaagaaaaaaaaaacgaaaaatatgcacatgtggaaaatttaaaaatctataggcgcaattttttaaaatatttttttttataatttatcatttttaaataaatccaaaaattattaaacgtcacCTGATTTCAGTGTCATAAATCTTGTACTAaaacaaaatctaaaaataaataaataaataaagtctgtaattttgaataaaaaaaaataaacggaaCTCAAGTCAACTcagcaacaaaataaaattcaaataatcatGAGTTTGactgacaaaaaaaacaaatgacgTAATTTCCGGTTGAAATAACTGAAGGTTGTCGTGTGAGAAGTAATGGCCGACTTCAAGTATTCGTCTTTCACTTATTATTTCTCCCTAACTTCATGATTGTTGTGTCTAGCATTTGTTTGAACTGAAGTTCGTCTTTGgtcgttaattttaaatttttaatttcctcatttttattcactaaaaTATTCGCTGTCAAAAATCCTACAAGACAAGATGTGATCATCacaaatatatacttattaattaaatatattatttttcatatatttatctatccaggtttattttactcatattttctttttacttttaatttaatttttgtttttttaattttagttttttttttgtttttttagattagtgaaaaaaaaaaaaaaataaaaaaatacatatttatatattttaataatgggATCATCAGTTATCATGTGTCCGATGTGCTGCAATGAGAGTTTCAGTAATTTGCGGTCATTGAAATATCATTTGTTGAGCATGACTGATAATTTGTACTGTCCCGGATGTTCTTTGAGGTCGGATTCTGTTGATGATCTTATCAGACATTTAGATAAATGTGGtaacgatgatgatgatggtgatgatgatgatcatgATCATGGCAATAgacaaagtaataataataataatgacgatGATGAAACTCCAACGgagtctaataattataaagatacTGAAATGttgatggtaattattttttatttatatttaaattttaattttatttttaaaaaaattatttttgaattttgtcatattttaataagtgagaatgtagcagacgtcagataaattttaaatttcaaataaatggagtaaataattagaaaaataaaatttaaaaaaaatgggcatttaaaaaattttaaaattcataagtgcattttttaaaattttatttttttaattatttactctgtttatttataattcaaaatttgtaagtCTGCTATgtactcattaaattttaatggcaatatttaattatgtgttaaatatttaatttatgtaaatatttgtgAGGACCTTTTctttagagaatttaattatttatcgaaaaGTATTAGggtattattaatgtatttttattatattggcgggaattttgattcaaagtttgaaaaataaatttttgaatgttaatttttatggagcgaaatttaaatcttaactttaaaaattcttagCTCTTAAAGTAATGGATTCAAGTGATTGATGATAAGGatcttttttataggaaatttaatttcctacaaaaaaggtccttatactttttatcataactGTAATAGTTCACTcgcaattttgaattttaaatcagaaaatttttaattttataaaatttttatttgatcaattgcttaaattttttaattacgtgTAAAGAATCCAATTTATGTAAAAGTTTGtaaggaccttttttttagagaatttaattatctatcaAAAAGTATTGAGGTATTTTTTctggatttttattattttggcgGGAATTTGAATTCCAAgtttgaaaacaaattttttgattgaattcTTATAgagcgaaatttaaatattgactttgatcatttttaacttttaaactacTGGATTTAAGTACTTGTTGATAAggagcttttttgtaggaaatttaattctctacaaaattggTCCTCATAATTTTCATCGTTACTATAACAGTTTACccgtaattttgaattttaaattagaaaaataaaaagtttggaaaaaaatgataatataaaaattttttaaatttacaggaGACAATTGTTgaagaaataacttttttaaaccCAGTTAACAATCAAGAGATGATAATAAGCGACGCCCGAACTTTGAAAGTCGAGGAAaacggtaaaaataaaataaattttctaaattaaaacaaaatttaaaataaaataaataattgaaggtGATATTAAAGTAATAGAGTCCCTAGACAAGCCACTGAAAGGTGACATCGACTCTCCAAAGACCATAAGTACATCAGACGTAGATATAGAACGCGATGATCCGGATAAAGATCCAGCGGAGTCAAAAGACTCACCAGTAATTCGAATCCCTGAAAGACTCAATCAAAATGATAATGAGAACGAAGACAATGTTCTCGCAATTTTACCAGAAGACTCAGCAGAGTTTTTGGACACTGATCAGAATTTGATGGAGATCCAGCACCAAGAAGGTGAATTAAATGAGGAAGAGTTGATGAAAGTTAAACAAGAGATCTGCGAGgtaaaagaagaagaagaggtaAACGGGGaataagatttaaattatttatttactcctATCCCGTCCTCTAATTCCTTGATCCACTTTCTGCTTAAAGGGTCACTCTAATATGCGCTTCGAAAAcgagtcatatatatttatatatttttgaaaaattaaaaagacttttcttttttaataaaaacaaaagccTACGAAGTGGccgagaaataaaattttttgtttctttatatatattcatatattcatatatatatgaaatgtatataaaaaattgtattttcgTAAAGAGCACAAAATTACGGATAAAATGAATACCAACAACCATATATTTGAATTCCGACTTTAATTTGTTACTCACCCGCGAATCATCcgcgagtaaaaaaaattttactcaaatatatcgatgtgggtGCTCAAAGAAGAGTAAATCCCATCACAAATTCAActgtaatgataattttttttttacttgcatccaaaaaaaaaaaaaactaaaatttttatcataattaaaattaaaaattattatttttttttaaattacaatatctCGTCAACTATGCGTCCAAGGACAAAAGTCAAAGAGATGTTTTTTACAGGTTATTTAAcgggctacaaaaaaggtttctataaatttttacgtaaacttaataattaacgagtaattaaataaaataattgattatctATGGGTACGGATAAAaatagccatttttttttttaactatataaCACCGTCGTTTTTGAAACGCTCTAGAGTGACCCTTAAAAAAcccacatttaaaaaaaattctaattattttgtaaataattttagatcgACTCGACGACTGTCTACAATTGCAGCAGCTGTGGCGTGAGTTTTAACTCTGTGATAGATCACATAAAAGAGTACCACGAGGGTCAGGATGTCATAGTCGAAGTAAACGGAGACATGACTCAGACAGAAGATCTTCCAGCAGAAGAAACGATCGAGAACACAAAACAGGGTCTAGGTACTCGCAGTCACCAGCGTCAGAAAATGAACACCCTCAGAACTGAAGAGTGTGTAGACAGCGAAGGCCGCAGGTACACAAGAAAAGTCGTGCAGATCGAAAGATTCTGGGACAAGAAAGACAAGTCAATTAATTCTGCAAAGATGATTGAGAAAT
This genomic interval carries:
- the LOC103573472 gene encoding bifunctional methylenetetrahydrofolate dehydrogenase/cyclohydrolase, mitochondrial → MRVLKLINRVNCNREFHSTTSWRDAAVISGKAIAKEIKDELKKSVDSWVSSGKRRPRLVAILVGSDPASEVYVNRKVKAASSVGIDAETIRMKGDVGQGNLIRKIRDLNADPRVDGVLVQLPLPGGFDEKEACHTVLPNKDVDGFHSENLGKLSTDSEGFVPATALAVRELILRSGIKTIGKNAVVIGRSKHVGLPTALLLHANGKGDTRALDMTTTICHIHTPREELIKLSKLADVLVSATGVPGLVTKEMIKPGACVIDVGITRVDTPDGKTKIVGDVDYEEVKKIAGFITPVPGGVGPMTVAMLMKNTFWAAEKNFLANK
- the LOC103573471 gene encoding glyoxylate reductase/hydroxypyruvate reductase; this translates as MSRPKVLITRGDIPASGYNLLQQNCDLVEWKKTTPIPRGDLQSMIAGVDGVFCLLTDKIDKEIIESAGPQLKVVATMSVGLDHLDLKILKERNIKVGYTPDVLTDATSELTVALLLATSRRIIEAERALRRGEWTSWSPTWMCGPGLAGSTVGIVGLGRIGARVAEYLHPFRVSRILYSSRSEKKSAEAFNGQRVPFDELLRESDFVIVTIAQTPETRGLFNAEAFSKMKKSSIFINVSRGEIVDQDALVRVLKNKGIRAAGLDVMTPEPIPLDHELLKLDNCVLLPHIGSASTEVREKMSIITANNILAVLKGNPELMPSPLN
- the LOC103573473 gene encoding thioredoxin domain-containing protein 15, which gives rise to MMCLQSLIYIFIICAVISPVPGELEVSDPSTGDSNKTESELVSNYNESDVAVDNNLLININESSEIIDDINGTVYGELIKEESENETKISNATIIEPNRSDPVYKNYNNCITDKIYGTVEIVNATRLMELLIIDPSPLNRTDNSTAKKDKSNPRTCLLVLFYSRWCVFSSQAAPHFNALPRFYPHIKAVAIDASKYQNFNMQFGIVGVPTLMFVYNGKPLVKFNETSYTLESFARFVTEYTGLKPNGSLYVTSADFGGPIPSTPSNETDYCLVLSWVFIAMCGIYFTLQSRWWKQFVELVQNTWRESNAQHEHTD